The nucleotide sequence tcgaatttcatatttttgggtcaatttggtgaaattaggtggaaatttcaaatttcaaaaatctgctggagcctccagaactgctcaaaacagttcgataccgttttcaatcgattttacTGGTCGAAAACAAAGTATACCTCAAATTTCAAGGTCACTggatcaattttgtaaaattttgatatggggatttccagttttaaaaatctgctggaggctccagaactattcaaaaaccgttctcaatcgatttggcgggtcTAAAACAGcgtacatgccaaatttcagatttctagatcaattcgatgaaattttgattaaaatttaggaattttaagttttaaaaatttgctggaggctccagaattgttcgAAAACCGTTATTAATCGATTTGGCGGGTCAAAAACAGCGTACATctagaattttagatttttgggtCTATTTGGCGAAAttatgtagaaatttcaagtttctaaaatcagctggagcctccagaactgctcaaaacagttcgatACCGCTTTCAATCGATTTCATTAATCGAAAGTACAGCATATCCTTCAGCTTTCCGAAtcaattcggtgaaattttgatcaacattttatggaaattccaggttttaaaaatcttctggaggctccaaaataactcaaaacggttcgaaaccgtttccaatcgatttgacgaGTCAGAAAGGAGGTATATCcttaatttcagatttctacattaattttgtgaaattttgattttttttctctcatttttgatccaaaatttgattttcaaaatttaccaaaaatcgaaaaatacacgttgtcatctgaaattttggctcatgATGTATTTTTCTGTGTTCTTTAGATCTAGCTCTGTTCAGGTCAACAATTTTTGAGCGAGTTGGGATTCATCCTTTGTCAAAAAACTGCCATTTTATTCGTAAGGcccattttttgacaagttcTCTGTAAAATGCTCCTCAGGATATCCTCTTGGAGCAAAATGTATCCCAAAGAACTGGGAAAATGGAAGGGATACTCACACAGCACAGAAGTGACGTTTTGCCTAGACGCTAGCATAGAAGTAGCAGGCTGATTAGCGACTGGTAAGTCGAGTAATTTGGCTATCTGCATCATTTTCTTTTTACGAGCTTTAGCTCTGCCTTTCACCAacctaaaaatttaaacaaaaaattaatttcatacaTAGCAGGTCTAAATGAgattaaattcaaataaatactTTTGTTTAGCGGCCATGCATCTAATATGGTCGTCGAATAAGAATTTAGCCGTATAAGCCTGATTAATATTGGTATGATGAATGGTAACATGCAAACATTTAGATTCTTCTTTATCGCCGGTCACCTGagcaaatcaaaaatgattttagtggaataatttcacaatagtgATGCAAATATTCAAGTTTATTATAGCTTACTTCGACATCGTGAAGGAACCCTGCTAACTTATTAACACCCCAGCCAAAAAGTCTGGCATGAGGTTCGACTAAAACTAACTGGTTTTTGTCTGTAGCCAAGAAACGTCGACATTTCGAGCCATCTTTGCTCACTACGATACAGTTGATTAAATCACTTTGTGCTGAAACAGAAAAATGCAGAATAAAATTATAGATTTTCTAGTACTTATCAAGGAGTAGAATTTTCTCTTTAAATTTAAACTTACTCAAATCTAAAGATGTTCCAACAGCTGTATAACCATTTCTATCAGTCAATGGTAATTGAGTATCGACTTCTTCGGATAGACACATTACTAAATCACGTATTAGAAGGAATACTCGGATAGCTCTTCGAGCTCGTTCAACCTAAAATTAAATATAACGTTAGAATAATAATCGTTGATCGAATTATTCGTGTTATAAAACCATAAATTAATGAGGAAATCtagatacctctccacagggTAGGCGTTTGCAGAATTCAACTCCAGTCATTGGGGTATTGGCCGGCTGCAGTAATAAATTCGAGTCCATCATGAGCCATTCCACATTCAAAGGTCGTTTCTTTATATCGTAATATTCGTCTTCGAACATATCTAAGAATATATCTTCGTTCTAAGAACACGAATCAGATTGCAATTGAACATTAGAACACATTCGCAGAATAAAACACGTGATCAGATCAACGAAAAGGATTATACTTTATAGTAACTTCGTAGCAACGATGTACTTTCTTCCTTAACTCCAATCACAGCCGCGTAATGTTCATCCAACAAAATACTTTTACTATCTACAATGACTAGTTTTTTCAACAGCATCGTCGTCAATTCCAAAGTAACCAAACGAACTCGACAAGCTAGAATTACACCTGTTCGTTAATAAAATACGCATACGATCATTATTTTACCACCACCATTACCACCAATTCATCGATTGAAACACGAAACAAGATGCGCTACAAACCTGGCTGACAGCTTATGGATAttatttggattaatttttcaatcagggACGCACTGTATTTAGATTTCAGATCTGAATCCTTCGGTAATAGAAATCCTTCTAGTAAGTATTGCTCGATACCTACAAAGATAAggcaatgtttaaaaatttcatgatcagattaacaaaattttcatcgaattataAACCCTTAATGTCATTTTTAACGTTCACTTTTAGAAACGAGCTCCGCCAACGTACCAGAATTGGTGGATATAGCGTGAAGCAGACATAATGCGAATAGAACCGCGTAATCGTTCTCGCGACATCgtaaattctccaaaattgctTCTAGAAATGATCCAGTTCTGACAGTTATCTCTAAAAAAACCGTACAACGAATTATTTCACACTGCCCAGACGGTATGACCTTCGTAAACGAATATTTATAGATCACCTTGAGCTAATCTTTGTTCTTTTTCTTCATCTGTAATATTGATACTGTAAACTGAAGTAATGGGAAACCTGGTCGTTGATTCAGAATCgtctacagaaaaaaaaaaccatcggtATAATTTAGTCTTTCACGAAGGGTATATGAAGTAGGTCGGTGAATTTACCAGAGTCACAAGAGTGGTCATTATTTACTACTCCGTTACTGTGCTTTGTCGAATTACAAGATGGATCCGGAATATCTGATGATTGTTTACGATCATCGAtacactgaaataaaaaaaaaaaatccataagaaACCAAGTACACAAATGGGATAAAGATATACGAAGTTCAACTAACGCTAGTATCATCGTTCACGTCAGTTTTGAACGTTACGTTGTCAGGTGTTCCTTTAAGTATTATTTTAGCCAACGCGTTCACCAGCTGTTTCTCTTTAATGATGAGGAAAACTTGCGAAAGCAGGAATAAAGATAACGAAGAGCTTATATGAGCTTGCTTATCGTTCTGCGAACAAATcaacaaagaaaaatacaagATTACTGTGGAGAAAATTAAACGCAGATGTAAATAAGGAAGAAATACAATTTACCTGGACGGaaaaacgagtatttttcaatggTAACAAAGACATAATATACCAAGGTATGAGCAACTTGTTGAGCAAATGTTCAATCAGCACGATATTCAAATCTTCTATGTTTAGACATAATATATCATTCAAGTAATGCAAATGATCTAGATGCTCGGCAACTAAATCTGAAAGACGATTTTGTCCGACGAATTGGCTGCAATCAAGAatacatttcaaatttaatcgaTACCTTTCTCCAATAAATTTAATACCAGACAACCGTTTGAAATATTACTTGATATCAGTATGTACGCTAGAATCCAGTTCCATGATATGTTTACCAATAAACCAAactaagtttgaaaaataaggcGCAGCTGTTCGATCTCGTATGAATTTCAGCATCGATTTATCATCCACTCTGTACACATTCAGCGTCAAAGTTCTCACAGCTATGCGTACCATCGATTCGGAATGATTGAAGAATTTTATCGCTTCGGTGTATAAAGGGAAATCATTAGTGTGCTGTAAAAATCAATCGATCGATTAGTCACACGTTACAAGCCGATGATTTCCGGACAAGATTATTGAAAATACTGACCTCGTTATAGAAAAAGTGTACAGTGTGGCAATTCAGCTTTAGCgagagtgtttttaaaaatgaaatgtagtAAGCCATTACTTCTTCGTCGGAGAAATCGAATTTATGGACGATTATTGAATTCACGTGATTGTTGCTGAGCAAATAATCTGCAGAAATGAACTCGTCGTTATAAAGATCAGATTTAGAATTACGTTCGAAGCTAGAAACAGGATACTTACAAAGAGATgtttcatttcgaatattttcaaataatatattCAACGTTTGCAATAATTGTACGCATACGTAGCTTCCACATTTCTGTTTAAGtatcttgagaaaaaaagataGCATATTTTTCTCCAGGAAAAAGCTATTGAAAATGTACAAGAATTAATTAAGTTTTCGTGATAGGAAATATATAAGATACAACACGTAAGCATACTCAAAAACACTGCCATCGTTTTGATCACCCCAAATTAATATCTCTGCTATGGAACGTAGCGTTTCAACCAACAGGCCTCGATTACTCTCTGATACAGTTTGGTTTTTCGATAATACATTGTACAAGTATCTGAAATACACAGAAGAATTGATAAATATGTGAATTAGTCACGAAAAAGGGATGGAGAATTATGTAGGCGGATGTGCCAAAATATCGTTCGGTCATCTGCCCATTGACAGCTTGCTTCggaaattatataaattttgagAGATTGTTCGAGATCAGACGATCGAGTAGAATGATTTAGGATTTTTTCTTACTTCAAATGTTCCAAGGAATGAGGATTCTTAGGTTTCCATATATTTCGTCCGAACCAATTTCGATTACGGAACATTTTCAGCCGAAACTTCCAGAGCTGTATCCGAAATTGAGCAGATACTGGTGATTTTCAAGTACTCGAAGATTTTgctacattttttcattcattaaacTGATCCAATACAATGTACTgcgatgaaattttcgaaaaatgatgaatacaTTGAAGATTTTCGAgataattatttacattttttttccacctcgaaatttttggcaaaatatttgTTATGACAACACTGATAACAGTGCCAATTcgatttaccgtaaattacggtaattttatGACGTTTGTCGTTTATGGAGTTTTTACAGGTTTTTACCCATTTTTACtagtgatgggatattatcgatatttcgggatatcgatatcgtcaaaatatcggaggtctcatatcgataatatcgatatatatcggatGTTTTTGACGTTcataaaaataccataaaacagctgatttttgatgaaaagagaaactgaatcatctctaagctgtttctattccttattttttgctttttcagtatctagctagctacctatttggcgatttttaaaataatgatgacaTTGATGACGTAATGTCAACattgtcaacatttcatcattctaCAGATATGGCCCATGGCTACCATTAATACCTGTGAAAATCACTATTTTACTCTAAAAGACTCTGAAAATGCTccaaaagagcaaaaaaacaccTCGCACAATTTATTTGCGGggtttttgcataatttttaaaaattttccgataatcgattatcggattacaaatatcgatatatatcgacggcggcaaatatcgatatatatcgataaatatcgataatatcccaccaCTAATTTTTACCGATGCAGCTCACTAAAATCTGTATTGTCAGCTCACAGGTGGATGGGGTGcgctgatttaaattttaaaattttctttcgttttcattttttttcaagttgccaaaaaaactgaaaaaaacgtGCCCCCTGCCCCCAAATCACAAAGAAATCtgttcattttaaataattcgtttcagtttttttttcaaattaccaatTCATTGTCTATTCATCAAATTACCTAATTCATTCGTAGGTGGATGATTGAATTTATAAAGTAGCGTCCAGACggtccaatatatttgacaaattcCCAGATTTGTCAAATTTATTGGACCATCTGGACATTCTGGACGCGCTGAATCAGCGCGTCCAGATGGTCCCAaatgtgattgaatttttcttcacaatGCTCGTactttggtcactttttcaacACTGAGTTTGGTTGCTAAAGTtacttttattttgtttttgttttttttttgcaaattgccaaaaattcaatttttatgcactttagagaagaaaaaaatgtttataattaATTTCAGTACTTAAGCTTcgttatattattttattcttttccaaCTGCATGGTTACCTTTGGGTTTGGGTTACAATTACAAACTCAAACTGTCCTGCCTTTcaatgaaattctcaaaatcttacTTTCTGCCAAGAAtgccaaaaaagtttaaaattttgctataaacaattgcaggtttcaaaaattctcaaatttgtttcctaaaattactcaaaactcaaaagtatcaatttttccagaaaatgcaaaatggcgacaaaaattgcagaaaagtcGTCGACCGGAAAAGTATAGGAAATAAGTcattgctttttgacaaaattatcaaaaattctcattttttcaaaaattgacaaaaactgttgcttttttagaaaaatgactcAGGAttgtcgtttttgttttttcccagaaaattccaaaaagtcctcCTCTCTTcttaaaattgtccaaaattctgaaaaaaaaactcccccACCCCCAATACATGCCATGAACACGAAGTCCcgcttcttgctaaaattgtcaaagttgcgttttgttttgccaaaaatttccaagaagttaTCACAgtcttgaatttttccaaagttgtcaaaattctcattttttcaaaaattgacaaaaattgttgcttttttagaaaaatgactcAGAATTGTCGTTCCCCcccagaaaattccaaaaaaccatTCTCTCTCcctgaaaattgttaaaaatgctgaccccccccccataattGCCATGAAGTCCTGCTTCTTgctagaattttcaaagttgatttttgttttggcaaaaaggaggagtcccgataaggccgtTTTTTGggcccagacagttatcgactcaaccactgttaaaatgttgtaataaatgtcccaaatacgaatccgtggtcagttaacccaaaataacaattttttgggcttcaggggttcccaaagttgtgaataagaaAAGAACTGTGGGAACCACTgacaatcattttcaaaaacttttttagcgtaaaatatctgtttgaacccaataaacgttatgcgagatgattttttaatttttgaccttcGGGAGCAGAAATTGGGagggttttgatttttagaaaattttggaacccccattttgaacctacccctttgaaccccgctaaaaagctttttacagtttattagtatctaaaagacctccatcctaccaaattttgagctcaataaaattttccgctggtactaaaaaaattcaattttccaatttttcgtaatttcgatattttgggaacccctggaaagctagaaacctgcgatttgcgccaaacgtaacgttttgagatATATAatcaattatctagatgaaaaagttcaattaggCTCCttgcatattcgtaattttgaaccctttttttagagccccccactttgggcacccctaaagaaggcgtttatgcatattttttcaaataaactaaAGCATTAAACACACTCGGAAGaggtcgataatttttcatttgatttttccggaaactttcaaaattgagctattttaggtcacattctggcatttttacttCCTTGAattcgtgaaaacgtgatttcaacgttttttcgaagagtaaaatctttgaatttgacccaaaatgctcaattttgaaagttacaggaaaaatcaaatgaaaaattatcgacctCTTCCTAGTGTGTTTAATGCTtcagtttatttgaaaaaatatgcataaacgccttctttaggggtgcccaaagtggggggctctaaaaaaagggttcaaaattacgaatatgcaaGGAGtctaattgaactttttcatctagataattgatTATATatctcaaaacgttacgtttggcgcaaatcgcaggtttctagctttccaggggttcccaaaatatcgaaattacgaaaaattggaaaattgaatttttttagtaccagcggaaaattttattgagctcaaaatttggtaggatggaggtcttttagatactaataaactgtaaatagctttttagcggggttcaaaggggtaggttcaaaatggtggttccaacattttccaaaaatcaaaaccccccaatttctgctcccgagggtcaaaaataaaaaaatcacctcgcataacgttttattgggttcaaacagatattttacgctaaaaaagtttttgaaaatgattgtcAGTGGATCCCACAGTTCTTttcttattcacaactttgggaacccctggagcccaaaaaattgtcattttgggttaactgaccacggattcgtatttcggacatttattacaaaattttaagagtggttgagtcgataactgtccgggcccaaaaaacggccttatcgggactcctcctttccaagaaattatcaaagtcttgctttttgccaaagttgtcaaaaattctcattttttcaaaaattgacaaaaactgttgcttttttaggaaaatgactCAGAATTGTCGTTCCCcccagaaaattccaaaaaatcattctcTCTCcctgaaaattgttaaaaattctgacctcccccccccccaataattGCCATGAAGTCCtgcttcttgctaaaattgtcaaagctGCTTTttgttttagcaaaaatttccCAGAAGTTATCaaatcaaagttttgctttttgctaaagttgtcaaaaattctcatttcttcaaaaattga is from Planococcus citri chromosome 1, ihPlaCitr1.1, whole genome shotgun sequence and encodes:
- the ema gene encoding protein CLEC16A homolog isoform X2, with protein sequence MFRNRNWFGRNIWKPKNPHSLEHLKYLYNVLSKNQTVSESNRGLLVETLRSIAEILIWGDQNDGSVFDFFLEKNMLSFFLKILKQKCGSYVCVQLLQTLNILFENIRNETSLYYLLSNNHVNSIIVHKFDFSDEEVMAYYISFLKTLSLKLNCHTVHFFYNEHTNDFPLYTEAIKFFNHSESMVRIAVRTLTLNVYRVDDKSMLKFIRDRTAAPYFSNLVWFIGKHIMELDSSVHTDINQFVGQNRLSDLVAEHLDHLHYLNDILCLNIEDLNIVLIEHLLNKLLIPWYIMSLLPLKNTRFSVQNDKQAHISSSLSLFLLSQVFLIIKEKQLVNALAKIILKGTPDNVTFKTDVNDDTSCIDDRKQSSDIPDPSCNSTKHSNGVVNNDHSCDSDDSESTTRFPITSVYSINITDEEKEQRLAQEITVRTGSFLEAILENLRCRENDYAVLFALCLLHAISTNSGIEQYLLEGFLLPKDSDLKSKYSASLIEKLIQIISISCQPACRVRLVTLELTTMLLKKLVIVDSKSILLDEHYAAVIGVKEESTSLLRSYYKNEDIFLDMFEDEYYDIKKRPLNVEWLMMDSNLLLQPANTPMTGVEFCKRLPCGEVERARRAIRVFLLIRDLVMCLSEEVDTQLPLTDRNGYTAVGTSLDLTQSDLINCIVVSKDGSKCRRFLATDKNQLVLVEPHARLFGWGVNKLAGFLHDVEVTGDKEESKCLHVTIHHTNINQAYTAKFLFDDHIRCMAAKQKLVKGRAKARKKKMMQIAKLLDLPVANQPATSMLASRQNVTSVLYGSCYNKPPSKTKPISDIISPLRSHYALDGDSSRSTPLTSCESSPKLLRRPVTRLEEIQLVNIPSTVTEGSNSNPPEEDIVTSDEVAETETSLTEQDREKHRGQVRIV
- the ema gene encoding protein CLEC16A homolog isoform X3, translating into MFRNRNWFGRNIWKPKNPHSLEHLKYLYNVLSKNQTVSESNRGLLVETLRSIAEILIWGDQNDGSVFDFFLEKNMLSFFLKILKQKCGSYVCVQLLQTLNILFENIRNETSLYYLLSNNHVNSIIVHKFDFSDEEVMAYYISFLKTLSLKLNCHTVHFFYNEHTNDFPLYTEAIKFFNHSESMVRIAVRTLTLNVYRVDDKSMLKFIRDRTAAPYFSNLVWFIGKHIMELDSSVHTDINQFVGQNRLSDLVAEHLDHLHYLNDILCLNIEDLNIVLIEHLLNKLLIPWYIMSLLPLKNTRFSVQNDKQAHISSSLSLFLLSQVFLIIKEKQLVNALAKIILKGTPDNVTFKTDVNDDTSCIDDRKQSSDIPDPSCNSTKHSNGVVNNDHSCDSDDSESTTRFPITSVYSINITDEEKEQRLAQEITVRTGSFLEAILENLRCRENDYAVLFALCLLHAISTNSGIEQYLLEGFLLPKDSDLKSKYSASLIEKLIQIISISCQPGVILACRVRLVTLELTTMLLKKLVIVDSKSILLDEHYAAVIGVKEESTSLLRSYYKNEDIFLDMFEDEYYDIKKRPLNVEWLMMDSNLLLQPANTPMTGVEFCKRLPCGEVERARRAIRVFLLIRDLVMCLSEEVDTQLPLTDRNGYTAVGTSLDLTQSDLINCIVVSKDGSKCRRFLATDKNQLVLVEPHARLFGWGVNKLAGFLHDVEVTGDKEESKCLHVTIHHTNINQAYTAKFLFDDHIRCMAAKQKLVKGRAKARKKKMMQIAKLLDLPVANQPATSMLASRQNVTSVLYGSCYNKPPSKTKPISDIISPLRSHYALDGDSSRSTPLTSCESSPKLLRRPVTRLEEIQLVTEGSNSNPPEEDIVTSDEVAETETSLTEQDREKHRGQVRIV
- the ema gene encoding protein CLEC16A homolog isoform X1, whose translation is MFRNRNWFGRNIWKPKNPHSLEHLKYLYNVLSKNQTVSESNRGLLVETLRSIAEILIWGDQNDGSVFDFFLEKNMLSFFLKILKQKCGSYVCVQLLQTLNILFENIRNETSLYYLLSNNHVNSIIVHKFDFSDEEVMAYYISFLKTLSLKLNCHTVHFFYNEHTNDFPLYTEAIKFFNHSESMVRIAVRTLTLNVYRVDDKSMLKFIRDRTAAPYFSNLVWFIGKHIMELDSSVHTDINQFVGQNRLSDLVAEHLDHLHYLNDILCLNIEDLNIVLIEHLLNKLLIPWYIMSLLPLKNTRFSVQNDKQAHISSSLSLFLLSQVFLIIKEKQLVNALAKIILKGTPDNVTFKTDVNDDTSCIDDRKQSSDIPDPSCNSTKHSNGVVNNDHSCDSDDSESTTRFPITSVYSINITDEEKEQRLAQEITVRTGSFLEAILENLRCRENDYAVLFALCLLHAISTNSGIEQYLLEGFLLPKDSDLKSKYSASLIEKLIQIISISCQPGVILACRVRLVTLELTTMLLKKLVIVDSKSILLDEHYAAVIGVKEESTSLLRSYYKNEDIFLDMFEDEYYDIKKRPLNVEWLMMDSNLLLQPANTPMTGVEFCKRLPCGEVERARRAIRVFLLIRDLVMCLSEEVDTQLPLTDRNGYTAVGTSLDLTQSDLINCIVVSKDGSKCRRFLATDKNQLVLVEPHARLFGWGVNKLAGFLHDVEVTGDKEESKCLHVTIHHTNINQAYTAKFLFDDHIRCMAAKQKLVKGRAKARKKKMMQIAKLLDLPVANQPATSMLASRQNVTSVLYGSCYNKPPSKTKPISDIISPLRSHYALDGDSSRSTPLTSCESSPKLLRRPVTRLEEIQLVNIPSTVTEGSNSNPPEEDIVTSDEVAETETSLTEQDREKHRGQVRIV